A region from the Amycolatopsis camponoti genome encodes:
- a CDS encoding AAA family ATPase: MTSENATGARDALIALRAEVGKAVVGNDAAVTGLILALLCRGHVLLEGVPGVAKTLLVRALAAALDLETTRVQFTPDLMPGDVTGSIVYDAHSGEFSFREGPVFTNLLLADEINRTPPKTQSSLLEAMEERQVSLDGKTRPLPDPFIVIATQNPVEYEGTYPLPEAQLDRFLLKLTMPTPSREDEIGILWRHAQGFDPRNLAAAGLKAVAGATELAAAREAVARVTIGPEVIGYVVDLCRATRSLPSVRIGVSPRGATALLAVTRAWAWLAGRDYATPDDVKALARPALRHRLDVRPEAELEGVTADGVLDRVLASVPVPR; this comes from the coding sequence TTGACCAGCGAGAACGCGACTGGGGCCCGGGACGCGCTGATCGCGTTGCGCGCCGAGGTCGGCAAGGCCGTCGTCGGCAACGACGCCGCGGTCACCGGGCTGATCCTGGCGCTGCTCTGCCGGGGGCACGTGCTGCTCGAAGGCGTCCCGGGCGTGGCGAAGACGCTGCTCGTGCGGGCGCTGGCGGCCGCGCTGGACCTGGAGACCACGCGCGTGCAGTTCACGCCGGACCTGATGCCCGGCGACGTCACCGGCTCGATCGTCTACGACGCGCACAGCGGCGAGTTCTCCTTCCGCGAGGGGCCGGTGTTCACGAACCTGCTGCTCGCCGACGAGATCAACCGGACGCCGCCGAAGACGCAGTCGTCGCTGCTGGAGGCGATGGAGGAGCGGCAGGTCTCGCTCGACGGCAAGACGCGGCCGCTGCCCGACCCGTTCATCGTGATCGCCACGCAGAACCCGGTGGAGTACGAAGGCACCTACCCGCTGCCGGAGGCGCAGCTGGACCGGTTCCTGCTGAAGCTGACCATGCCCACGCCGTCGCGCGAGGACGAGATCGGCATCCTCTGGCGGCACGCGCAGGGTTTCGACCCGCGCAACCTGGCTGCGGCGGGCTTGAAGGCGGTCGCGGGCGCGACGGAGCTGGCGGCGGCGCGGGAAGCCGTGGCACGCGTGACGATCGGGCCCGAGGTGATCGGGTACGTCGTCGACCTGTGCCGGGCGACGCGGTCGTTGCCGTCGGTGCGGATCGGCGTTTCCCCGCGTGGCGCCACGGCGTTGCTCGCGGTGACGCGGGCCTGGGCGTGGCTCGCCGGCCGCGACTACGCGACCCCCGACGACGTCAAGGCCCTGGCTCGGCCCGCGTTGCGGCACCGTCTCGACGTGCGGCCGGAGGCCGAGCTGGAGGGCGTCACCGCGGACGGCGTGCTCGACCGCGTGCTCGCGTCCGTGCCCGTGCCGCGCTGA
- a CDS encoding neutral zinc metallopeptidase, translating into MPDAQPDLPWLGRPHTVSAPRRRSPAAVIGVCLGAVAVLVLGLVAIVALNRGETPLANANFRDTPSSQDVPSPLQPGGAGAPASASSPPSETSAPSATGPQKILKLADHPILQDPNAGLQNRVCTLPAWQSTQAGAEAFFTAASKCLDAAWGPFLEAYHLPFTPPALHFPTGASFETECGTIQVGIATAAYYCENNLYVPFRGLQTDQYGNNPGVYLALFAHEYGHHVQEVAGLMDAAWQKIYEAGQNSPAGLEMSRRKELQAQCFSGMFLGAHVDQGGTISRDMYNKAWNDQETRGDNTSRSHDHGTNAHYASWWRAGATSNRISDCNTFAAPSSEVS; encoded by the coding sequence GTGCCGGATGCGCAACCGGATCTTCCCTGGCTGGGCCGCCCGCACACCGTGTCCGCGCCGCGTCGCCGGTCTCCCGCCGCGGTGATCGGGGTGTGCCTCGGCGCGGTCGCCGTGCTGGTGCTCGGGCTGGTCGCGATCGTCGCCCTCAACCGCGGCGAGACCCCGCTGGCCAACGCGAATTTCCGGGACACGCCGTCGTCCCAAGACGTCCCTTCGCCGCTGCAGCCCGGCGGCGCGGGCGCTCCGGCCTCGGCGTCGAGCCCCCCGTCCGAGACCTCCGCGCCCAGCGCGACCGGCCCGCAGAAGATCCTCAAGCTGGCCGACCACCCGATCCTGCAGGACCCGAACGCCGGCCTGCAGAACCGCGTCTGCACGCTGCCGGCGTGGCAGAGCACCCAGGCGGGCGCGGAAGCGTTCTTCACCGCGGCCAGCAAGTGCCTGGACGCGGCGTGGGGCCCGTTCCTCGAGGCCTACCACCTGCCGTTCACGCCGCCCGCGCTGCACTTCCCGACGGGCGCGAGCTTCGAGACCGAGTGCGGCACCATCCAGGTCGGCATCGCGACCGCCGCGTACTACTGCGAAAACAACCTGTACGTCCCGTTCCGCGGGCTGCAGACCGACCAGTACGGCAACAACCCCGGCGTCTACCTGGCCCTGTTCGCCCACGAGTACGGCCACCACGTGCAGGAGGTCGCCGGGCTGATGGACGCGGCCTGGCAGAAGATCTACGAGGCCGGCCAGAACAGCCCGGCCGGGCTCGAGATGTCGCGGCGCAAGGAGCTGCAGGCCCAGTGCTTCTCGGGCATGTTCCTCGGCGCGCACGTCGACCAGGGCGGCACGATCAGCCGCGACATGTACAACAAGGCCTGGAACGACCAGGAGACCCGCGGCGACAACACCTCCCGCAGCCACGACCACGGGACGAACGCGCACTACGCGTCCTGGTGGCGGGCGGGCGCGACGAGCAACCGGATCTCCGACTGCAACACCTTCGCGGCGCCGTCGTCCGAGGTCAGCTAG
- a CDS encoding DUF58 domain-containing protein → MAVTGRLGLLALFGALVVGLVWPSKTGILAVGGVLVLLVVVDLVLAGSVRPLAFRRSGDTSVRLGEPCEVTLVVANPGGRAVRGQLRDAWPPSAGAADRHALRVPAGERQALVTSLRPTRRGDRTAARVTVRSVGPLGVAARQGSHEVPWTVRVLPPFHSRKHLPSRLARLQQLDGRSAVLIRGQGTEFDSLREYVIGDDVRSIDWRATARAADVMVRTWRPERDRHVVLVLDTGRVSAGRVGDAPRLDAAMDAALLLAVLASRAGDRVDLLAYDRRLRAAVQGSSGASLLTSLVNAMAPIEPSLVETDARGMVAEVLQRTRRRSLVVLLTGLDAAPLEEGLFPVLSSLTARHELIVAAVADPRVAEMLTGRGDAEAVYDAAAASRTTAERQRVTERLARHGVSVVDAVPEELPPALADRYLALKAAGRL, encoded by the coding sequence ATGGCCGTCACCGGAAGGCTCGGGCTGCTCGCGCTGTTCGGCGCGCTGGTGGTCGGGCTGGTGTGGCCGTCGAAGACCGGGATCCTGGCCGTCGGCGGCGTGCTCGTGCTGCTCGTGGTCGTCGACCTCGTGCTGGCCGGAAGCGTGCGGCCGCTGGCTTTCCGGCGGTCGGGCGACACGTCGGTGCGGCTCGGCGAGCCGTGCGAGGTGACGTTGGTCGTCGCGAACCCCGGTGGCCGTGCGGTGCGCGGGCAGCTGCGTGACGCGTGGCCGCCTTCGGCCGGAGCCGCGGACCGGCACGCGTTGCGCGTCCCGGCCGGGGAACGGCAGGCGCTGGTGACTTCCCTGCGGCCGACGCGGCGCGGCGACCGGACGGCGGCGCGGGTGACGGTCCGGTCGGTCGGGCCGCTGGGCGTGGCCGCGCGGCAGGGGTCGCACGAGGTGCCGTGGACCGTCCGCGTGCTGCCGCCGTTCCACAGCCGCAAGCACCTGCCGTCGCGGCTGGCGCGGCTGCAGCAGCTCGACGGCCGCAGCGCGGTGCTGATCCGCGGGCAGGGCACGGAGTTCGACTCGCTGCGCGAGTACGTGATCGGCGACGACGTCCGCTCGATCGACTGGCGCGCGACGGCGCGGGCGGCGGACGTGATGGTCCGGACCTGGCGCCCGGAGCGCGACCGGCACGTGGTGCTGGTGCTGGACACGGGCCGCGTGTCGGCCGGCCGGGTCGGCGACGCCCCGCGCCTGGACGCGGCGATGGACGCGGCGCTGCTGCTGGCCGTGCTGGCTTCCCGGGCGGGCGACCGCGTCGACCTGCTGGCGTACGACCGTCGCCTGCGGGCCGCGGTGCAGGGTTCTTCGGGGGCCTCCCTGCTGACGTCCCTGGTGAACGCGATGGCGCCGATCGAGCCGTCGCTGGTCGAGACGGACGCGCGGGGGATGGTCGCGGAGGTGCTCCAGCGCACCCGCCGCCGTTCGCTGGTGGTGCTGCTGACCGGGCTCGACGCGGCGCCGCTGGAGGAAGGCCTGTTCCCGGTGCTGAGCTCGCTGACCGCGCGGCACGAGCTGATCGTGGCGGCGGTGGCGGACCCGCGGGTCGCGGAGATGCTCACCGGCCGGGGCGACGCGGAGGCCGTGTACGACGCGGCGGCGGCGTCGCGGACGACGGCGGAGCGGCAGCGGGTGACCGAACGCCTGGCCCGGCACGGGGTCAGCGTGGTGGACGCGGTGCCGGAGGAGCTGCCGCCGGCGCTGGCGGACCGGTACCTGGCGCTGAAGGCGGCCGGGCGGCTCTAA
- a CDS encoding stage II sporulation protein M: MDVDVFVATHSAEWSRLGELTHRGGKLTGAEADELVTLYQRTATHLSIVRSVAPDPALVSRLSGLVARGRSAISGSHNPAWREVALFFTRRFPAAVYLSRRWWIPAALVSIAVMVVIAVWVAGDPNVRASIGSADELNQLTKPGGEAESYYSTGPATSFAARVWTNNAWVAATCLFLGIALGLPVIGALWLNSLNAGVIIGAMSAAGRGDVMIGLLLPHGLLELTAVFIAAGTGLKLGWTVVDPGRRSRTKALAEQGRSVVVMALGLACVLFVSGLIEAFVTPSGWPTWVRVGIGVAVEIAFLVYVFTLGRRAAKEGEVGDLDARDAGDALPESA, encoded by the coding sequence GTGGATGTGGACGTCTTCGTCGCGACGCACTCGGCGGAGTGGTCCCGGCTCGGCGAGCTGACCCACCGCGGCGGCAAGCTGACGGGGGCGGAGGCCGACGAGCTGGTGACGCTCTACCAGCGGACCGCGACCCACCTGTCGATCGTCCGGTCGGTCGCGCCCGACCCGGCCCTGGTGAGCCGCCTGTCCGGGCTGGTCGCCCGCGGCCGGAGCGCGATCTCGGGGTCGCACAACCCCGCGTGGCGCGAGGTCGCCCTGTTCTTCACGCGCCGCTTCCCCGCCGCCGTGTACCTCTCGCGGCGCTGGTGGATCCCGGCCGCGCTGGTGTCGATCGCGGTGATGGTCGTGATCGCGGTCTGGGTCGCCGGCGACCCGAACGTGCGCGCGTCGATCGGCAGCGCGGACGAGCTCAACCAGCTGACCAAGCCCGGCGGCGAGGCGGAAAGCTACTACTCGACGGGCCCGGCGACGTCGTTCGCGGCGCGCGTGTGGACGAACAACGCCTGGGTGGCCGCGACCTGCCTGTTCCTCGGCATCGCGCTGGGCCTGCCGGTGATCGGCGCGCTGTGGCTGAACTCGCTCAACGCGGGCGTGATCATCGGCGCGATGAGCGCGGCCGGCCGCGGCGACGTGATGATCGGCCTCCTGCTCCCCCACGGCCTCCTGGAGCTGACGGCGGTGTTCATCGCGGCGGGCACCGGGCTGAAGCTCGGCTGGACGGTGGTCGACCCCGGCCGCCGCTCCCGGACGAAAGCGCTGGCCGAGCAAGGCCGTTCGGTCGTGGTGATGGCGCTGGGGCTGGCGTGCGTGCTGTTCGTGTCCGGGCTGATCGAGGCGTTCGTGACGCCGTCGGGCTGGCCGACGTGGGTCCGGGTGGGGATCGGCGTCGCGGTCGAAATCGCTTTCCTGGTCTACGTTTTCACGCTCGGCAGACGGGCGGCGAAGGAAGGCGAAGTGGGCGACCTCGACGCGCGCGACGCCGGGGACGCCCTGCCCGAGTCAGCATAG
- a CDS encoding ricin-type beta-trefoil lectin domain protein, protein MWKLMAVALAISSAPSPVPADGAPVYLADGGGKLSLAVADGKPVLADAGDAGAKWTYAGQHFTNVQSGQCLTAASPVDGVAVKLAACDDKDKHQTWRRVAGLPGLVEIANVATARCLTAEDAVPGARLYQEVCSLTGIANTWAAGGRTLAILSGNGQRLASKDPGTPFVVRVIGENGQPAADVPVTFFVRAARPKNALVFEGGGETVTVKTGADGTASSPKLVLTEVGEFEARFVGTAGLEDGSSIAFEGSCLC, encoded by the coding sequence ATGTGGAAGCTCATGGCCGTGGCACTGGCGATCTCTTCGGCACCCTCGCCGGTTCCGGCGGACGGCGCGCCGGTCTACCTGGCCGACGGCGGGGGCAAGCTCTCGCTCGCGGTGGCCGACGGCAAGCCCGTGCTGGCCGACGCGGGAGATGCGGGCGCGAAGTGGACCTACGCCGGGCAGCATTTCACGAATGTCCAGAGTGGACAGTGCTTGACCGCGGCGAGCCCGGTCGACGGGGTGGCGGTGAAACTGGCGGCCTGCGACGACAAGGACAAGCACCAGACGTGGCGGCGCGTGGCGGGACTGCCGGGCCTGGTCGAGATCGCGAACGTCGCGACGGCGCGGTGCTTGACCGCGGAGGACGCCGTCCCGGGGGCCCGGCTGTACCAGGAAGTCTGTTCCCTGACGGGCATCGCGAACACGTGGGCGGCGGGCGGCCGGACGCTGGCGATCCTGTCCGGCAACGGCCAGCGCCTGGCGTCGAAGGACCCGGGAACGCCGTTCGTGGTCCGGGTGATCGGCGAAAACGGCCAGCCGGCGGCGGACGTGCCGGTGACGTTCTTCGTCCGCGCGGCTCGCCCGAAGAACGCTTTGGTGTTCGAAGGCGGAGGCGAGACGGTGACGGTCAAGACGGGCGCGGACGGAACGGCGTCGAGCCCGAAGCTGGTGCTGACCGAGGTGGGCGAGTTCGAGGCGCGGTTCGTCGGGACGGCCGGGCTGGAGGACGGGTCGTCGATCGCCTTCGAGGGCTCGTGCCTATGCTGA
- a CDS encoding DUF4350 domain-containing protein, whose amino-acid sequence MSTSVSPDVRRIWRGARIPLALVALIFAAGALLLLGRGEQTHGALEPGSYEPGGAHALAQLLRDQGVDVRTAHTADEADDALSEDATLLVTQPDLVPAKRLDALRQHAADVVFVTPGAPTLHDSLPLVRPVGQSDTGTLSPQCTVAAAVAAGDVTLGGIGYASPGARSCYPGEDGGGTLLQLADAGGTTTLLGSPAPLTNSRLADEGNAALGLHLLGGHPKLVWYLPSTTDPALDDTRKSIFELIPDGWYYGAAQAFIAVALLALWRARRLGPVVTEPLPIVVRAAETAEGRARLYRRAKAAGHAGETLREAARSRLRTVLGLPRDADAAALVTAVSARTGRPANDIGAVLHGPPVPDDPALVRLAGELDRVEREVGRS is encoded by the coding sequence GTGAGCACCTCCGTTTCGCCGGACGTGCGCCGGATCTGGCGCGGTGCGCGGATCCCGCTCGCCCTGGTCGCGCTGATCTTCGCCGCCGGGGCCCTGCTCCTGCTCGGCCGCGGCGAGCAGACCCACGGCGCGCTCGAACCCGGCTCGTACGAACCCGGCGGCGCCCACGCGCTCGCGCAGCTCCTGCGGGACCAGGGCGTCGACGTCCGGACCGCGCACACCGCCGACGAAGCCGACGACGCGCTCAGCGAAGACGCGACGCTGCTGGTCACCCAGCCCGACCTCGTCCCGGCGAAGCGGCTCGACGCGCTGCGGCAGCACGCCGCGGACGTCGTCTTCGTGACGCCGGGAGCCCCGACGCTGCACGACTCGCTGCCGCTGGTGCGCCCGGTCGGCCAGAGCGACACCGGCACCCTGAGCCCGCAGTGCACGGTCGCCGCGGCCGTCGCGGCGGGCGACGTCACCCTCGGTGGCATCGGGTACGCCTCGCCCGGCGCGCGGTCCTGCTACCCCGGCGAAGACGGCGGCGGCACGCTGCTGCAGCTCGCCGACGCGGGTGGCACGACGACACTGCTCGGCTCGCCCGCCCCGCTGACCAACTCGCGGCTCGCCGACGAGGGCAACGCCGCGCTCGGGCTGCACCTGCTGGGCGGGCACCCGAAGCTCGTCTGGTACCTGCCGTCCACGACCGACCCGGCGCTGGACGATACCCGTAAGTCGATCTTCGAGCTGATCCCCGACGGCTGGTACTACGGTGCGGCGCAGGCGTTCATCGCCGTGGCGCTGCTGGCGCTGTGGCGGGCGCGCCGGCTCGGCCCGGTGGTCACCGAGCCGCTGCCGATCGTCGTGCGCGCGGCCGAAACCGCCGAAGGGCGCGCCCGGCTGTACCGGCGGGCGAAGGCCGCGGGACACGCGGGCGAGACGCTGCGGGAAGCGGCGCGGAGCCGGCTGCGGACCGTGCTGGGCCTGCCGCGCGACGCCGACGCGGCGGCGCTGGTGACCGCGGTGAGCGCGCGCACCGGACGGCCGGCCAACGACATCGGCGCGGTGCTCCACGGCCCGCCGGTGCCGGACGACCCCGCGCTGGTCCGGCTGGCCGGCGAACTGGACAGGGTGGAACGAGAGGTGGGGCGATCTTGA
- a CDS encoding DUF4129 domain-containing protein, with product MVTLVLSDVPVDIDRDAARRAAAEELTDPKYRDAQPNFLQQIGQWLGEQLEKLLNGVSSVVPGGIWGVLLVLVLLIVLVVVVRLRTGKIARTSRAGGTVFGGQRRSADDYRRSAAEAAAAGRYDDAVRDRFRAVVRALEERALLDARSGRTADEAAAEAGTLLPNVAAELRDGARLFDDVHYGGREGTETAYRTLTELDERCRRERPVAMAGS from the coding sequence ATGGTGACGCTGGTCCTCAGCGACGTCCCGGTCGACATCGACCGGGACGCTGCCCGCCGTGCCGCCGCGGAAGAGCTGACCGACCCGAAGTACCGGGACGCGCAGCCGAACTTCCTGCAGCAGATCGGGCAGTGGCTCGGCGAGCAGCTGGAAAAGCTGCTCAACGGCGTTTCGTCCGTGGTCCCGGGCGGGATCTGGGGCGTGCTGCTCGTCCTCGTGCTGCTGATCGTGCTCGTCGTCGTGGTCCGGCTGCGCACCGGCAAGATCGCCCGGACGTCCCGGGCCGGCGGGACGGTCTTCGGCGGCCAGCGCCGGAGCGCCGACGACTACCGCCGCTCGGCCGCCGAAGCCGCGGCCGCCGGCCGGTACGACGACGCTGTCCGCGACCGCTTCCGCGCCGTCGTGCGGGCCCTGGAGGAACGCGCGCTGCTCGACGCCCGCTCCGGCCGGACCGCGGACGAGGCCGCCGCCGAAGCCGGGACCCTGCTGCCGAACGTCGCGGCGGAACTGCGGGACGGCGCGCGGCTCTTCGACGACGTCCACTACGGCGGCCGCGAAGGCACCGAAACGGCGTACCGGACGCTCACCGAGCTGGACGAACGCTGCCGCCGCGAACGGCCGGTCGCCATGGCGGGCTCGTGA